The Streptomyces sp. NBC_00659 genomic interval GAAAGGGCGGCTGGGACCACTTCGGGGGCATCGAGTCCTGAGCCCCCGGCGCCCGGGGTGCATCCCCGGGCGCTCGGGCGGCCGACGGAACGCGGGCAGCAAAAAACCCGCCCACCGTGAGGTGGACGGGTTCAGTGCAAGCGAACCAGCAGTGGCCGCGCGCTAGCGGTTGTCAGCGCGTGACCTTGCCGGCCTTGATGCACGAGGTGCAAGCGTTCACGCGCTTCGGCGTCCCGCCCACCACGGTACGAACGCGCTGGATGTTGGGGTTCCAGCGACGCGGTGTACGGCGGTGCGAGTGCGAGATGTTGTTGCCGAAGCCCGGCCCCTTGCCGCAGACATCGCAGTTGGCAGCCACGGGTCACTCCAAAGACTTCAGATGCATTTACGGTTGATCCCGGCATGCCGAGGATCAAGATCTAGGATCTGAGTGGCGCTGCCAGGGGGATGGCCCGATCGGATCGGGCAACTGGAGCAGCATACAACGACTGCGTCCGGAGAACGAAACTACCATGACCTGCCGGTTGCCACTCCGCCCTCCTCGGGCCCGGGACCCTCTACCGGCAGTAACCCGTTCTGGGTCTACGCTGCCTCCCACGTCCAGCAGCTCAAGGAGGCGCAGGTGCCGCAGGTGCCGCAGACATTCGATGCTGTCGCGGTGCGCACCTGGTGCGGGCTCGCGCTGGAGGCCCTGGGCCGTGCGCGCGAGGAGATCGACGCGATCAATGTCTACCCGGTCGCCGACGGGGACACCGGGACGAACCTGTATCTGACGGTGGAGTCGGCGGCGGCGGCCGTCGAGGCGGTGTTCGCGGGGCACGAGGCGGCCGCGACGGCCGAAGGAGCCGGGGCCGCCGGTGAGAGCGACGTCTCCCTCGCCGACGCCATCAGGGCCATGGCGCACGGCGCCCTGATCGGGGCCCGGGGCAACTCCGGAACGATCCTCGCCCAGCTGCTGCGGGGCATGGCCCAGGTGCTCGCGGCCGAGGGCGAGGCCGCTCACACCGATGGCCGGGGCCTGTGCCTCGCGCTGCGCAACGCCGCCGATTCCGCTCGCGGGGCCGTCGCGCACCCCGTCGAGGGCACGGTCCTCACCGTCGCCTCGGCCGCCGCCGAAGCGGCCTGCGGCGCCGAGGGGGACTGCGGCACGGTCGCGCTCGCCGCCCACGAGGGAGCGGGCACGGCGCTCGCCGCGACCACCGGGCAGCTCGCCGTCCTGCGGCACGCCGGCGTGGTCGACGCGGGCGGGCGAGGACTGGTGGCGGTCCTGGCGGCGCTGGTCGAGACGTTCACGGGGGAGGCGCCGAGACCGTTCGCGGCCTCCGCCGCACCGCATGAGCCGGCGGAGGGGGCCGTTCCCGGCACCAAGGGTGTGCCCGGCCGGATCGGCACCCCGGATGTCGACGCCGGAGCCGGCGGCTCCGGTGCCGCCGGGCCGGACGTGCCGGACGGTCACGGCGCCGACGCGACGGCAGCCTGCGGGGACGTGGCCGCGGAGACCGGCCATCCCGCCTTCGAGGTGATCTACCTCCTGGAAGCGGAGGACGCCGCCGTGGAGCGGCTGCGGGACCGGCTCGACGGCCTCGGCGACTCCCTCGTCGTGGTCGGCGGCGACGGCCTGTGGAACGTCCATGTGCACGTGGACGACGCGGGCGCGGCCGTCGAGGCGGGCGTCGAGGCGGGGCGTCCGCACCGCATCAGGATCACCCACTTCGGGCTCGGTGACGCGCACACCGGAGCCGGGACGGGGCGCCCGCCCCGGGAGCGGGCGCAGCGGGCCGTCGTGGCCGTCGTGCCCGGCGAGGGCCTGGCCGGGCTCTACACGGAGGCCGGGGCGACGACCGTCCTCGCCCGGCCGGGGGAGCCGCCCGCCAGCGGGGAGCTGGTGGAGGCCGTACGACGGGCCCACGCGCGCGAGGTGGTGCTGCTGCCCAACGACGCCGACCTGCGGCACACCGCGGCGGCCGCCGCCGAACAGGCCCGCGCCGAGGGCGTCCGGGTCGCGCTGATCCCGACCCGCTCCGCGGTGCAGGGCATCGCCGCGCTGGCCGTGCACGAACCCGACCGCCGCTTCGACGAGGATGTCGTCGCCATGACCTCGGCGGCCGGCGCCACCCGCTACGCCGAGGTCGCCGTCGCCGAACGGCAGTCCTGGACGATGGCCGGCATCTGCCAGGCCGGAGACGTTCTCGGCCTCATCGACGGCGACGTCGCCGTCATCGGCGCCGACGTGACCGCCACGGCCGAGACCGTCCTCGACCGCATGCTCTCGGCGGGCGGCGAGATGGTCACCCTCGTCCTGGGCGACGAGGCCCCCGAGACCATCGCCGCGCGCCTGGAGTCCCGGGTGCGGGAGTCGTACCTCGCGGTGGACACCGTGGTGTACCGGGGCGGGCGCCAGGGCGCGTTGCTGCTGATCGGGGTCGAGTAGCGGACCCGGGTGCCGGCGGTCAGGCCTCCGCGGGCACCTCGGACCGCCGGGGGAGTTCCGGGGTCCCGGCCGTCCGGTGGACGCGTTCGACGGCCTGCCCCCAGTAGGTCCCGGCGACCATGACCACGGCACCGAGGGCGGTGAGGGCCGTCAGGTGTTCGCCGCCCAGGGCGAGGCCGACCGCGACGGCCCAGACCGGCTCGGTGCCCAGCAGCAGACTGACCCGGCTCGCGGAACTGCGCTGCACGGCCCAGGTCTGGGCGAGGAAGGCGAACAGGCCGCAGAACAGGGCGAGATAGAGAAGCCGTGCCCAGCCCCCGGCGTCGACCCCGCCGAGCGTCGTCAGGCTGCCCGCGACGGGCACCGTGAACAGGACGGCGCCGACGACCGTCTGGACGGCCGTGACGTGCAACGGCCGAACCGGGTGACGGGCGGTGAGCCGCCCCACCAGGGCCACATGGGCCGCGCGGACCAGGGCGGCGGCGAGGATCAGCAGGTCACCGCCGCGAGGGGAGTGGAAGCCGCTGCCCGACACCAGGAGCCCGACGGCCAGCAGACACAGGCCGGTGGCGGCGAAGTAGCGAAGCGGCAGCCGCGCCGCGCCGGACGTACGGTCCAGCAGCGGGGTGAGGACGATGGTGAGGCTGATGATCAGGCCCGCGTTGGCCGCG includes:
- the rpmB gene encoding 50S ribosomal protein L28 is translated as MAANCDVCGKGPGFGNNISHSHRRTPRRWNPNIQRVRTVVGGTPKRVNACTSCIKAGKVTR
- a CDS encoding DAK2 domain-containing protein; translation: MPQVPQTFDAVAVRTWCGLALEALGRAREEIDAINVYPVADGDTGTNLYLTVESAAAAVEAVFAGHEAAATAEGAGAAGESDVSLADAIRAMAHGALIGARGNSGTILAQLLRGMAQVLAAEGEAAHTDGRGLCLALRNAADSARGAVAHPVEGTVLTVASAAAEAACGAEGDCGTVALAAHEGAGTALAATTGQLAVLRHAGVVDAGGRGLVAVLAALVETFTGEAPRPFAASAAPHEPAEGAVPGTKGVPGRIGTPDVDAGAGGSGAAGPDVPDGHGADATAACGDVAAETGHPAFEVIYLLEAEDAAVERLRDRLDGLGDSLVVVGGDGLWNVHVHVDDAGAAVEAGVEAGRPHRIRITHFGLGDAHTGAGTGRPPRERAQRAVVAVVPGEGLAGLYTEAGATTVLARPGEPPASGELVEAVRRAHAREVVLLPNDADLRHTAAAAAEQARAEGVRVALIPTRSAVQGIAALAVHEPDRRFDEDVVAMTSAAGATRYAEVAVAERQSWTMAGICQAGDVLGLIDGDVAVIGADVTATAETVLDRMLSAGGEMVTLVLGDEAPETIAARLESRVRESYLAVDTVVYRGGRQGALLLIGVE
- a CDS encoding DMT family transporter; its protein translation is MSRVRSTDAVLLLVAVVWGSSYLAAKTATSALPVLLVLFARYGISAVACVALVAARRRTRRCTRDELRVGALLGVTQAAVLILETYGVAHTSAANAGLIISLTIVLTPLLDRTSGAARLPLRYFAATGLCLLAVGLLVSGSGFHSPRGGDLLILAAALVRAAHVALVGRLTARHPVRPLHVTAVQTVVGAVLFTVPVAGSLTTLGGVDAGGWARLLYLALFCGLFAFLAQTWAVQRSSASRVSLLLGTEPVWAVAVGLALGGEHLTALTALGAVVMVAGTYWGQAVERVHRTAGTPELPRRSEVPAEA